In Modestobacter versicolor, a single genomic region encodes these proteins:
- a CDS encoding helix-turn-helix domain-containing protein, giving the protein MQRPTEFVREQVTAVRETVATAAASAAAGASTGASTVASSVPAVGSQVGEFIRHQRSAAQVSLRELARAAGVSNPYLSQVERGLRKPSAEILAQIARGLKISAETLYEQAGILDRRSGTAGTVAAIRADEAISERHKAVLLELYETYAREHAAQQSREQAAAPHPTPTPTKTEETA; this is encoded by the coding sequence GTGCAGCGACCCACCGAGTTCGTCCGGGAGCAGGTGACCGCGGTCCGCGAGACCGTGGCCACGGCGGCAGCCTCCGCAGCCGCCGGCGCGTCGACGGGGGCGTCCACCGTGGCGTCGTCGGTGCCGGCGGTCGGCTCGCAGGTCGGTGAGTTCATCCGGCACCAGCGCAGTGCCGCCCAGGTGTCGCTGCGCGAGCTGGCCCGCGCCGCCGGCGTCAGCAACCCCTACCTCTCGCAGGTCGAGCGCGGGCTGCGCAAGCCGTCCGCGGAGATCCTGGCCCAGATCGCCCGGGGCCTGAAGATCTCGGCCGAGACGCTCTACGAGCAGGCCGGGATCCTCGACCGCCGGTCGGGCACCGCGGGCACGGTGGCCGCCATCCGCGCCGACGAGGCGATCTCCGAGCGGCACAAGGCCGTGCTCCTGGAGCTCTACGAGACCTACGCCCGCGAGCACGCCGCCCAGCAGTCCCGCGAGCAGGCGGCCGCCCCGCACCCCACCCCCACCCCCACGAAGACGGAGGAGACGGCATGA
- a CDS encoding asparaginase: MADAHAMSSWPENPVLVEVWRAGFGVDVLESVHRGALVVLDADGAPVLEVGDVSRPVLPRSSNKPVQATALLAAGWRPRDDRELAIGAASHNGEDGHVEVVRSVLAASGLTPDQLGCPPALPQHEATRAQWLASGRAPERLAMNCSGKHAAMLAACVAAGWPTEGYLDPQHPLQQAIEARLGEAAGAPVAAVVVDGCGAPQHALSLTGLARGVLSLVQSDPGTPGRLVADAMRAHPWLVAGTGREDTELMQAVDGLLVKGGADGVHVAALPGGGAVALKLDDGGDRGRVPALSAGLLRLGVPAGTLERWLSTPVSGGEAVVGQVRAADVLR, translated from the coding sequence ATGGCTGACGCCCACGCGATGAGCTCGTGGCCCGAGAACCCCGTCCTGGTCGAGGTCTGGCGGGCGGGGTTCGGCGTCGACGTGCTGGAGTCGGTGCACCGGGGGGCGCTCGTCGTCCTGGACGCCGACGGCGCGCCGGTGCTCGAGGTCGGTGACGTCTCCCGGCCGGTGCTGCCGCGCTCGTCGAACAAGCCGGTGCAGGCCACCGCTCTCCTGGCGGCGGGCTGGCGACCGCGCGACGACCGCGAGCTGGCGATCGGCGCGGCCTCGCACAACGGCGAGGACGGGCACGTCGAGGTGGTCCGCTCCGTGCTGGCCGCCTCCGGGCTGACCCCCGACCAGCTGGGCTGCCCGCCGGCGTTGCCGCAGCACGAGGCGACCCGGGCGCAGTGGCTGGCGTCCGGCCGGGCGCCGGAGCGGCTGGCGATGAACTGCTCGGGCAAGCACGCCGCGATGCTCGCCGCCTGCGTGGCCGCCGGCTGGCCGACCGAGGGGTACCTGGACCCGCAGCACCCGCTGCAGCAGGCGATCGAGGCGCGGCTGGGCGAGGCCGCCGGCGCACCGGTCGCCGCGGTGGTCGTCGACGGGTGCGGCGCCCCCCAGCACGCGCTCTCGCTGACCGGGCTCGCCCGCGGCGTCCTCTCCCTCGTCCAGTCCGACCCGGGCACCCCGGGCCGGCTGGTCGCCGACGCGATGCGCGCCCACCCGTGGCTGGTGGCCGGCACCGGCCGGGAGGACACCGAGCTGATGCAGGCCGTCGACGGCCTGCTGGTCAAGGGCGGTGCGGACGGCGTGCACGTCGCCGCGCTGCCCGGCGGGGGAGCGGTGGCGCTGAAGCTCGACGACGGCGGCGACCGGGGCCGGGTGCCCGCGCTGTCCGCCGGGCTGCTCCGGCTCGGGGTGCCGGCCGGGACGCTGGAGCGCTGGCTGTCCACCCCGGTGTCCGGCGGTGAGGCCGTCGTCGGTCAGGTGCGGGCGGCCGACGTCCTCCGCTGA
- a CDS encoding aerial mycelium formation protein — translation MTAPTPAAGGAGVDELLDPSFLDGVEELPMAEVRALRHRAEQEEVNLSYTRRLLQGRLDIVRRELQRRAEHDGRSLVDLLPEILSEKGRGPAHGLGRHQTVQPTSPEQFETWVNGLTPGVDLSDVPALADDALEAAARSLGAGERSLSERRRGVQQVMDAVAGELARRYRDGLADVAQLLADESRHG, via the coding sequence ATGACCGCTCCCACCCCTGCCGCCGGCGGCGCCGGCGTCGACGAGCTGCTGGACCCGTCCTTCCTGGACGGCGTCGAGGAGCTGCCGATGGCCGAGGTCCGGGCGCTGCGGCACCGGGCCGAGCAGGAGGAGGTCAACCTCTCCTACACCCGGCGGCTGCTGCAGGGCCGGTTGGACATCGTGCGCCGCGAGCTGCAGCGCCGGGCCGAGCACGACGGCCGCTCGCTGGTCGACCTGCTGCCGGAGATCCTGTCCGAGAAGGGGCGCGGGCCGGCGCACGGGCTGGGCCGGCACCAGACGGTGCAGCCGACCTCCCCGGAGCAGTTCGAGACCTGGGTGAACGGGCTGACCCCGGGCGTCGACCTGTCCGACGTCCCCGCGCTGGCCGACGACGCGCTGGAGGCCGCGGCCCGTTCGCTCGGTGCCGGGGAGCGGAGCCTGTCCGAGCGGCGCCGCGGTGTGCAGCAGGTGATGGACGCCGTCGCCGGTGAGCTGGCCCGCCGCTACCGCGACGGTCTGGCCGACGTGGCGCAGCTGCTGGCCGACGAGTCGCGGCATGGCTGA